In Thermoflexus sp., the sequence GGGCGGACGCAGGGGGCGTTCTGGCCAGGAACCCTCGATCTGGGGCGGACCCTGACGGTCCTCTGGCAGGCCCAGGGCCTGCAGGCCCGGATGGCCGGGTTCGTTCCCCCGGATCGATTCCCCTGGATCCCAGGGTTGATCGCGGGCGCGGGCATCGCTGGGATCGGGCTGATCCACGGGCTTCGCCGGCGAGCGGCGCGTTCCATATTTCTGGCCCTCGGCCTCTTCCCCTTAACCGTGGGCCTGGGCCTTCTGTATGGAAGCCCCAAGTTCCATCCCCACTACTTCATCGGCGCCGCCATCGGGTTCTGGCTGCCGGTGGCGCTGGGCTGGGCCGATGGGTTTCAACGCGCGCGGGGGGCTCTCCTGCCCGCCCTGGCGGCATGGGGGCTCTTCGTCCTGCCGGCCTTGAGCTGGACCCTGGGCCATCCGGAGCAGGTCAAGGACGACTGGCGAAGCGCGGTTCGGACAGTGGAGGCCCGTAAGGGGTCTCAGGAGGTCGTGATACTGACCAGCGGATTCGCGCTCCCGGCCTATCAGGTTTACGCGGCCACGACCAAGCCCATTCCATTGCCGGCGATCCCGGTGGCGGATGTGCGGTATGTGCTGGATTACGAAGCGGTGGCGCCGGTTCTGAACCAAGCGCTCAGGGGAGTGCATGGGGCATGGCTGGTGCAGTGGGGCGACGAGATCAACGATCCGGCCCAGGTCACCGCCGCCGCCCTCGACTGGATCGGCGATGAGATCGAGACCTTCACGTTTGCCGGCGGGATCCGGGTCCGGCATTTCATATGGGGGGAATTTCGCCCGCTGCCCAAGGACCCCCGGGCCCTTTTCGGCCATCCGGGCCAGCCGATTGGCCCTCACCTGATCTGGCTGGGGTATGGCCTTCCGGGAGGAGCGCTGCCGGCGGATCGCCCCCTTTTCGTGATCGCCGGATGGCAGACCAGGGGGCCCCTCCCCCCCGGACTCCGGGTCTCCCTCCGACTGGAACAGGAAAACGGCACCCTGTGGGGGCAATGGGATGGCGCGCTGGGGGGTGAGACATGGGACACCGCCCGATGGCCGTGGCCACGGGTCGTTCTCACGCGGTATGCTGTCGAGGCGCAGGCAGGCACTCCACCGGGCCGCTATCGGCCCCGTCTCGTGGTGTATCAGGGCGATCGGGTGTGGCTGGCCGCGCAGCTGAATCCGGTGGACCTCTCGCCTCCGGAGAGGCCATATACGGATCCCCGATGGGAAGGTCCTCCACGAGCGCAATGGCCTGGCCTGGCGCTCACCCATGTGGACCTCGAGGGGGAGCCCCGGGCGTGCCAGCCCCTCACCCTGGCGCTGTGGTGGCGAGTGGAAGGACATCCGGCCTCGAACCGGGTGAGCCTCCGCATCGGAGAGATGGTCATCACGGAACCATGGAACCCCGCCCATCCCGACCGGGCCTGGGGTCCCGGGGAACGATGGCGCGGGCGCTATCGCATCCAGATGCCATGCACGCCCGGCCGTTATGCGCTGGAGGTCGCGTTAGGGGGAGGAGAAGGCCTTCCGTTGCAATGGCAATCCGTGATTACCGTGGAGGTCAAACCGTGAAGGCAACCCGTATCCTGAACTCGTAACCGGACGAAGCACGGCCGGCTCATTCAGATTTCATCCCCCGATCTGGCTCATCACCCGGGCCATGGGGATAACCCCGTCGGGAAGGCCATGGCCCCACGGCTTGCGCCAGATGGCGGATCGGATCCGCGCTTTCAGCTCCTCATCGCTCGCGCCGCTGCGCAACGGTTCCCGCAGATCCACCTCGTCGTCCCGCAGCAGACACAGACGAAGCCGACCTTCCGCCGTGAGACGAACCCGATTGCACTGGGCACAGAAGGGTTCGCTGACCGGGCTGATGAAGCCTACCGATCCCACCGCGCCCCGAATTCGATACACCCGCGCCTCGCCGTCCAGATGGCCATCGTTGACCGGCTCCAGGGGACCGAATTCCCCTTCCAGGATCCGGATCATCTCCGCTGTGGGGACCACCACCTGCTGGGCGAAGGGGGCGACGTCGGCGAAAGGCATTACCTCGATGAAACGGACCTGCCAGGGACGGGTGAGGGTCAGGGCGGCGAGAGCCACCAGGTCCTGATCGTTGTAGCCCCGCACCACCACGGCGTTCAGCTTGATCGGGGTGAGCCCGGCCGCCTCCGCGGCGAGGATGCCCTCCCAGACCTCCTCCAGCCGGCCCCATCGGGTGATCCGTCGGAACTTCTCCGGGTCCAGGGTATCCAGGCTGACGTTCACCCGCTTCAGGCCCGCCCGAGCCAGGGGCTCCGCGAGGGCCTTCAGGCGCAGGCCATTGGTGGTCATGGAAATCTCCCGGATCCCGGGGAGGGCCGCCATCCGGGCAACCAGCTCCACGAGGTTCGGGCGAACCGTCGGTTCGCCACCGGTCAGGCGGATCTTGTCGAAACCCAGTTCCGCGAAGAGGCGGGTCAATCGGATCAGTTCCTCATCCGTGAGGAGCTCCTCGCGGGGGAGAAAGACCATCTTCTCTGGCATACAGTAAACACAGCGGAGATTGCAGCGATCCGTCAGGGAGATCCGCAGGTATCGGATATGCCGTCCGAATTGATCGAACACCATTCGGGCCCCCTTCGCCGGGGTCCAGAAACAGCTCTGAACCCACGATGCCGAAACACCTCAGGGACATTTTACGGCAGCGACCCCGAGCATGTCCAAAATTGGGTGCTCTCCTCGGAGCGACGCCGCTCCGATCCACCGGGAAGCCGATCGCGCTTCCCATGTTCTCCTTCCGGGAGGCGTGGGGGACACCTTCCATGGCCGGCTCCGGCTCAGCAGGAGACCTGCTGTCGGACAGCCCTCTGAGCATAAGCGACCTCCACCCGATCCCGGGAAGCGAAAGCCAGATATTGATAGAGAGTTCCCACCCCGTAGAACACAGCCGTAGCGAGGAGCATCGAAGCCAGCCCGTATTGTTGCTGCAGGAAACCCGAGAGCGCCGCCCCGATCATCCATCCCGCTTCCCAGGTCAGGTTCAGGATCCCGCTCACCGCGGCCCGTCCCGCGGCCGGGACCTGCTCCATGCAGAACTCCGTGTAGAGGGGAGAAGCCATGTTCATCAACGCTCCCCGTAACACCATGGCCAGCGCGGCCAGGGCAGCCTGATCCGTAAGGGCCATGCCGACCAGGAACCCGATGGATAGCCCCTGGGTCAGCGCGACAGTGGCGATCCGGCCGATCCATCGGGCGATCCGCGGGGCAAGGAGCGTAGCCAATCCGGTGAACGCCGAGGTCAACGCGAATAAAACGCCCAGCATGGAATCATCCAGCCGATAACGCTCATGGAAGTAAACGTTCAAAAAAGGAATGCTCAGCGCCGCGCCGATCCCCAGCATAAGATTAGGGAAAGCCATCGGAAGCGCTGGAATCCACAGGGCCTGTTTGGGCCATCCCATGGTTGGATTCCCCTGCGACCGGCGCGGAGCTTCCCGGATCCCAAGAAGCGGAAGGGCAGCCAGGAAGTCCAGAAGGGCGGAGAACAGGATCGGCCCGGCGTAGATCGTGGGGCCCAGGGGCGAGAAGGCCCGGAACAGATCCGGTAGCACGCTGCCGATCCCCTCGCCCACGAAGCCTGCCCAGAACAGGACAGCGGAGGCAAGGGCGAATAACTGGGTGCGCTCCGCTCCGGATGCGTTTTCAGCCAGAAACGGTGCGTAGGCGATGAAGAACAGGTTGTATCCGGCTCCAATGAGGCCGACCCCTACGCCGACCCATACCGGAGAGATCCCCAGACCCACCCCCACGGTCCCGATCGCCATCATTAGGCTCCCCAGAATCAGCATCGGCCGGCGGCCGATGCGATCCGTCCACCATCCGGCTGGCAGGCCGATCCCCAGGGCGATGGCCGAAGGCAGGGCGTTCAACGCGCCCATGAGCCCCCGGGGATACCCCAGATCCAGCAGGTGCAGATTCAACCAGAGCCCATAAATGGCGCTGCTCAACCCGTGCAGCGCCAGGGCGATGAGGAAGAGCCGGACATTCCGCATGGAAAGGGATCGTTGTAACGTCCGCATCCCTCTCCCTCCTTCGAAGAGACAGGTATGGAATGAAGGAGTGGCGCGGACCACCCCTGGAGAGAACGACGGGGTCCCACCGACCAGGGAACAACCATCCGGGGCGCTACTCATCCAGGGCGCGGCAGGGGAGGCCGGGTTCCCAGACGCAGCCTTCCAGCTTGCTATCCTCCGGGGGCCATCGTCCAATCTTACGGGGCCTCTGTAAGAACGGCATAAGCGGATCCTCGTCCCGCATCATGACAAAGAAGCAACTGCTCGGGTATAATGTTTTTTTAAGTAGAGGTCGGCTGCCTTCAACGGTCTCCTCACCCCCATCCTTTCTCTCCCCATTTTCACAGCCTACGGGGCTGAGGAAGGAAACATCCTCTCTTGCCGGAATCCGGGCCAGCCGGCATTACGAACTCCTGACCGGACCAAGCAACTGTCCGGCGCACAGAGGAGAATTGCGTTATCATGAACAGGAACTCCGCTCGGAGGAAAGGAGCGTGATCACTGCCCTGAATATCGCTCAGATCCTGCTGGCGATCGCATTGATCGCCATCATCCTGCTTCAGGCCGGATCCTCCCAGCTGGGAGGGGTCTTTGGATTGGGCGATGTGGGAGTGCCCCGCAAGCGCCGGGGGCTGGAGCGCACGGTCTTTAACCTCACGATCTTCCTGGCCGTTCTCTTCCTGGCCCTGGCGGTAGCCAATGTGATCGTGACCGGGACTCCGGTGGGTTAAGGTCTCTTCATGCGGTCTCTCCCCTCAAAGGGCAAAGGTTGAGGAACGGGGCTGGGGGTGGAGGAGCTCGCCCCTATCTCTCATCCCTTCAGACCTGCAAGAGAGTCCGGTATGGCTTCGCGTCCCCGATATCCAACCCTGGCTCGTGGGCTATATTTCCCGCTGGTCCTTGTATTGTTCATGGCGCTGAGCCTGGGGGCGTTGATGGCCTCCCTGGCTCTCCGGGCGCGCATAGAAACGGTCCCGGCCCGCGGTGGGCGTTATGTGGAGGCGATGGTGGGCCCCATCACCACCCTGAATCCGCTTCAGATTCAACCCGGGGATCCAGAAGCCGACATCGTCCGCCTGGTCTTCAACAGCCTGGTGCGACTGAACGCGCAGGGATTGCCAGAAGGGGATCTCGCTCAGCGCTGGGAGGTCTCAGAGGACGGGCGGCGCTATACGTTCTATTTGCGCCCCAATGTCCGTTGGCATGATGGAGCCCCGCTGACCGCAGAGGATGTCCTGTTCACCGTGCGCCTGCTGCAATCGACGGATCTCCCGGGGCCTCCCGAGCGCGCGCGCCTATGGCAATCTATCGAAGTGATCCCGGTGAACAGCCTGACCGTGCAATTCCGGTTGTCGGAGCCCCTGGCGCTCTTCCCGGATCTCCTGACTTTTGGGATCTTGCCTGCCCATGTTCTGCGCGACGTGCCACCCATCCAGATCCCAACGCACCCGTTCAACCTGAACCCCATTGGAACCGGGCCCTATCGGGTGACCTCTGTGCATGTAGAGGAGGGCCGGATCCAGCGGGTGATCCTTTCCGCCAGCTCCTCCTACTTCCGCGGCCCGCCCCTGCTGGAACAGGTGGAGTTCCGGATTTTCCCGGACACTCGTACAGCGCTCCAAGCCTATCGAGCAGGGGAAGTCCATGGGGTTGCCCGCATCGCTCCCTCGGACCTGGATCAGATCCGCGCCCTGCCTTCCCTGAATCTGTTCTCAGCGATCCTCTCGAGCTACCACATGATCCTGTTGAATCATGCCTCCCCCCTGTTCCGGGAGCGGGAGGTGCGGGAAGCCCTCTGGCTGGCCCTGGATCGCCAGCGCCTGATCGATCAGTTCCTGGCCGGCCAGGGGGTGGTGGCCAGCAGCCCCATCCCCCCCGGCAACTGGGCCTTTCATCCCCAGCTTCCGCCGGTCCCCTACGACCCGGAGAAAGCGCGGGCCCTGCTGGAAGCGCGGGGCTGGGTGATCCCGGCAGGGGGCACAGTGCGACAAAAAGGGAATCTCACGTTGCGTTTCCGCCTCGCAGCGAGCGCGGACGGCTTTCATGACCTCATCGCCCAGGAGATCGCCCGACAGTGGCGGGCGATCGGGATCGCCGTCGATGTGGATCCCATCCCCGGGGATCTGGTGGGGCAGATCCTGGCCCCTCATCGCTTCGACGCCGCGTTGGTCGAGCTAATGATCCCGGGGGACCCCGATCCCTATCCGTTCTGGCATGAAACCCAG encodes:
- a CDS encoding peptide ABC transporter substrate-binding protein, with amino-acid sequence MASRPRYPTLARGLYFPLVLVLFMALSLGALMASLALRARIETVPARGGRYVEAMVGPITTLNPLQIQPGDPEADIVRLVFNSLVRLNAQGLPEGDLAQRWEVSEDGRRYTFYLRPNVRWHDGAPLTAEDVLFTVRLLQSTDLPGPPERARLWQSIEVIPVNSLTVQFRLSEPLALFPDLLTFGILPAHVLRDVPPIQIPTHPFNLNPIGTGPYRVTSVHVEEGRIQRVILSASSSYFRGPPLLEQVEFRIFPDTRTALQAYRAGEVHGVARIAPSDLDQIRALPSLNLFSAILSSYHMILLNHASPLFREREVREALWLALDRQRLIDQFLAGQGVVASSPIPPGNWAFHPQLPPVPYDPEKARALLEARGWVIPAGGTVRQKGNLTLRFRLAASADGFHDLIAQEIARQWRAIGIAVDVDPIPGDLVGQILAPHRFDAALVELMIPGDPDPYPFWHETQVDAGQNYGGFRDRDISEVIEEARRTLDIARRRELYWRFQELFQEKIPAILLFYPVYTFAADERISGIQIGALLTSPADRFDGIIEWYTLVRRRIIVR
- the secG gene encoding preprotein translocase subunit SecG yields the protein MITALNIAQILLAIALIAIILLQAGSSQLGGVFGLGDVGVPRKRRGLERTVFNLTIFLAVLFLALAVANVIVTGTPVG
- the moaA gene encoding GTP 3',8-cyclase MoaA — encoded protein: MVFDQFGRHIRYLRISLTDRCNLRCVYCMPEKMVFLPREELLTDEELIRLTRLFAELGFDKIRLTGGEPTVRPNLVELVARMAALPGIREISMTTNGLRLKALAEPLARAGLKRVNVSLDTLDPEKFRRITRWGRLEEVWEGILAAEAAGLTPIKLNAVVVRGYNDQDLVALAALTLTRPWQVRFIEVMPFADVAPFAQQVVVPTAEMIRILEGEFGPLEPVNDGHLDGEARVYRIRGAVGSVGFISPVSEPFCAQCNRVRLTAEGRLRLCLLRDDEVDLREPLRSGASDEELKARIRSAIWRKPWGHGLPDGVIPMARVMSQIGG
- a CDS encoding glycosyltransferase family 39 protein: MALSLTLIGLAFGLRVYRLGAASLWYDEAFSIDLARHQIWQPKEAHPPLFYLTLRLWMALGSSSEFAVRFPSAMAGTLTVVMFAATAARIGRSPMARITALGLAATLPFWIWESREARMYAALGFWTALALYGMARGSMRLTLFAALVGTYTHYAMLWMIPGILLLGLRWGSAWIPWAVALLLGAVPGAVHALWVGRTQGAFWPGTLDLGRTLTVLWQAQGLQARMAGFVPPDRFPWIPGLIAGAGIAGIGLIHGLRRRAARSIFLALGLFPLTVGLGLLYGSPKFHPHYFIGAAIGFWLPVALGWADGFQRARGALLPALAAWGLFVLPALSWTLGHPEQVKDDWRSAVRTVEARKGSQEVVILTSGFALPAYQVYAATTKPIPLPAIPVADVRYVLDYEAVAPVLNQALRGVHGAWLVQWGDEINDPAQVTAAALDWIGDEIETFTFAGGIRVRHFIWGEFRPLPKDPRALFGHPGQPIGPHLIWLGYGLPGGALPADRPLFVIAGWQTRGPLPPGLRVSLRLEQENGTLWGQWDGALGGETWDTARWPWPRVVLTRYAVEAQAGTPPGRYRPRLVVYQGDRVWLAAQLNPVDLSPPERPYTDPRWEGPPRAQWPGLALTHVDLEGEPRACQPLTLALWWRVEGHPASNRVSLRIGEMVITEPWNPAHPDRAWGPGERWRGRYRIQMPCTPGRYALEVALGGGEGLPLQWQSVITVEVKP
- a CDS encoding MFS transporter — encoded protein: MRTLQRSLSMRNVRLFLIALALHGLSSAIYGLWLNLHLLDLGYPRGLMGALNALPSAIALGIGLPAGWWTDRIGRRPMLILGSLMMAIGTVGVGLGISPVWVGVGVGLIGAGYNLFFIAYAPFLAENASGAERTQLFALASAVLFWAGFVGEGIGSVLPDLFRAFSPLGPTIYAGPILFSALLDFLAALPLLGIREAPRRSQGNPTMGWPKQALWIPALPMAFPNLMLGIGAALSIPFLNVYFHERYRLDDSMLGVLFALTSAFTGLATLLAPRIARWIGRIATVALTQGLSIGFLVGMALTDQAALAALAMVLRGALMNMASPLYTEFCMEQVPAAGRAAVSGILNLTWEAGWMIGAALSGFLQQQYGLASMLLATAVFYGVGTLYQYLAFASRDRVEVAYAQRAVRQQVSC